One window of Camelina sativa cultivar DH55 chromosome 4, Cs, whole genome shotgun sequence genomic DNA carries:
- the LOC104783056 gene encoding GATA transcription factor 2: MDVYGLSSPDLLRIDDLLDFSNEDIFSASSNSGGSTAATSSSSFPPPQNPSYHHHHLPSSADHHSFLHDICVPSDDAAHLEWLSQFVDDSFADFPANPLGGTMTSVKTETSFPGKPRSKRSRAPAPFAGTWSPMPQESEQQQLHNAAKFKPKKEQSSGGGRRHLSSSSESGEGGGMRRCTHCASEKTPQWRTGPLGPKTLCNACGVRFKSGRLVPEYRPASSPTFVLTQHSNSHRKVMELRRQKEVMRQPQQVQLHHHPHHPF; encoded by the exons ATGGACGTGTATGGCTTATCTTCACCAGACTTACTTCGAATCGACGACCTTCTTGATTTCTCCAACGAAGACATCTTCTCCGCCTCTTCTAACTCCGGTGGTTCCACCGCCgctacttcctcttcttctttccctccTCCTCAAAACCCTAGTTATCACCACCATCATCTCCCTTCTTCTGCCGATCATCACTCCTTCCTCCACGACATTTGCGTTCCC AGTGACGACGCAGCTCACCTCGAATGGCTCTCGCAGTTCGTCGACGACTCTTTCGCTGATTTCCCGGCGAATCCATTAGGAGGAACCATGACTTCAGTCAAAACCGAGACTTCGTTTCCAGGGAAACCAAGAAGCAAACGATCAAGAGCTCCAGCTCCTTTCGCCGGAACATGGTCACCGATGCCACAGGAATCCGAACAGCAGCAGCTTCACAACGCGGCAAAATTCAAGCCGAAGAAAGAACAATCCAGCGGCGGAGGAAGAAGACACCTGTCGTCGTCATCGGAGTCAGGGGAAGGAGGAGGGATGAGGAGATGTACTCACTGTGCATCAGAGAAGACGCCACAGTGGAGGACAGGACCACTCGGACCTAAAACGCTATGTAACGCTTGTGGAGTCCGGTTTAAATCCGGTAGACTTGTACCGGAATATAGACCGGCTTCTAGTCCTACTTTTGTTTTGACTCAGCATTCAAACTCTCACCGGAAAGTTATGGAGCTTCGACGGCAGAAAGAGGTTATGAGACAACCACAACAAGTTCAACTTCACCACCATCCCCACCATCCGTTTTAG